A portion of the Bacillus sp. es.034 genome contains these proteins:
- a CDS encoding competence protein ComK, giving the protein MKGLKEMVTRRTVAICPAYDGVHQSVLHDFDRRKTHSEKSSMEILDESCMTYRSTYDGRIKAVRHAFDYLRKTPLMICPQQYIYAIPTMAPTEFECMWLFCQHIQSTSTREGKTYVHFTNGEQLEINCSESVITKQRERAAITMTHFSTIPSISSMNRNETGLHLPGFHSPYHNLDELGADL; this is encoded by the coding sequence TTGAAAGGTTTAAAAGAGATGGTTACTCGTAGGACTGTGGCAATTTGTCCAGCGTATGATGGGGTTCATCAGTCGGTCCTCCATGACTTTGATAGGAGAAAGACGCACAGTGAAAAATCCTCCATGGAAATTCTGGACGAATCCTGTATGACTTACAGGTCTACGTACGATGGAAGGATCAAAGCCGTCCGGCATGCATTTGACTACCTAAGAAAAACACCTCTTATGATCTGCCCGCAGCAATACATCTATGCGATACCCACCATGGCCCCAACCGAATTTGAATGTATGTGGCTTTTCTGTCAGCATATACAATCCACCTCTACCAGAGAAGGAAAAACCTATGTGCATTTCACAAACGGAGAACAGCTTGAAATCAACTGTTCAGAAAGTGTCATCACCAAGCAAAGGGAGAGGGCAGCCATCACCATGACCCACTTCTCCACCATCCCGTCCATCTCATCCATGAACCGCAACGAAACCGGACTCCATCTCCCTGGATTCCACTCACCCTATCACAACCTGGACGAACTCGGCGCAGATCTCTGA
- the murQ gene encoding N-acetylmuramic acid 6-phosphate etherase, with amino-acid sequence MKEDNVFELSTEKVNQNTLGIDTASTGDILHMMNEEDQKVAEAVRLVIPKIEEVVDKVVASISQGGRLIYMGAGTSGRLGVLDAVECPPTFSVDSDVVVGLIAGGEKAFVKAVEGAEDDEGLGVSDLKGIELTPKDTVVGIAASGRTPYVIGGLKYARELGATAVALSCNTGSKISAEAGLAIEVDAGPEALTGSTRLKAGTAQKMVLNMISTASMIKLGKAYGNLMVDVNISNYKLEQRAIGIIESITGADKETAAATLKKANNEVKPSIVMITLGCGYEEAKNRLEDANGYVRLAIEK; translated from the coding sequence GTGAAAGAAGATAATGTTTTTGAATTATCAACAGAGAAGGTGAATCAGAATACGCTCGGGATCGATACAGCGAGTACCGGCGATATTCTTCACATGATGAATGAGGAAGATCAAAAGGTGGCGGAAGCAGTCCGGCTCGTCATCCCCAAAATAGAAGAAGTAGTCGATAAGGTCGTGGCATCCATCTCTCAAGGCGGAAGATTGATTTACATGGGGGCCGGCACCAGCGGAAGGCTCGGTGTCCTGGATGCGGTGGAATGCCCGCCGACGTTCAGCGTGGACAGTGACGTCGTCGTCGGGTTGATTGCAGGCGGTGAAAAGGCGTTCGTGAAGGCTGTGGAAGGAGCCGAAGATGATGAGGGGTTAGGCGTATCGGATCTGAAAGGAATCGAGCTGACTCCTAAGGACACGGTTGTCGGGATCGCAGCAAGCGGACGTACCCCTTATGTCATCGGGGGACTGAAATATGCAAGGGAGCTAGGTGCGACGGCAGTGGCTCTTTCCTGTAATACAGGCTCGAAAATTTCTGCCGAAGCGGGGCTTGCCATCGAAGTGGATGCAGGTCCCGAAGCACTGACAGGATCCACACGGTTAAAAGCGGGTACGGCTCAGAAAATGGTGCTGAATATGATTTCCACAGCAAGTATGATCAAGCTGGGAAAAGCCTACGGCAACCTGATGGTGGATGTGAATATCAGCAACTACAAGCTTGAGCAGCGGGCGATCGGCATCATCGAGAGCATCACGGGGGCTGATAAAGAAACGGCAGCAGCGACATTGAAGAAGGCGAATAACGAAGTGAAACCTTCTATTGTGATGATTACCCTCGGCTGCGGGTACGAAGAAGCGAAGAATCGCCTGGAAGATGCCAACGGATATGTCCGGCTGGCCATTGAAAAATAG
- a CDS encoding PTS transporter subunit EIIC — translation MKLTNKELAGVLLERFGGADNIASYEHCMTRLRVRVYNEDLIQIAEIKKTEGVLGFVEDETYQVILGPGKVNKVTEEFGKLVASTKGDLDLKARAAEQKADLKKKNATPFKLLLRRVANIFIPLIPALIASGLITGFTKFFVQAGLLNGESQLVMMLSIIGSGLFGYLGILVGMNAAKEFGGSAALGGLAGILIINPAIGDVTLFGENLLPGRGGLIGVLIAAIFMAFVEKNVRKVIPQAVDIIVTPTIALLVTGLLTYTVFMPVGGFISDIITNGLLSLIDMGGLVAGFVLGATFLPLVVTGLHQGLTPVHLELINTIGDDPLLPILAMGGAGQVGAAFAIFMKTKKKKLKRAIGGALPAGMLGIGEPLIFGVTLPLGRPFLTACLGAGFGGAFQAYFDVATFAIGVSGLPLIFLVNAGEILYYTLGLLIAYAAGFALTYLFGFKDEMASEFE, via the coding sequence GTGAAATTGACGAATAAAGAACTGGCTGGAGTCCTGTTGGAACGGTTTGGCGGTGCTGATAATATCGCAAGCTATGAACATTGTATGACGAGATTAAGAGTGAGAGTGTACAACGAAGACCTCATTCAGATAGCAGAAATCAAAAAAACCGAGGGTGTCCTCGGGTTCGTGGAGGATGAAACATACCAGGTCATTCTTGGACCGGGTAAGGTCAATAAGGTGACGGAAGAATTCGGGAAGCTCGTTGCCTCCACAAAAGGGGATCTTGACCTGAAGGCACGTGCAGCAGAGCAAAAGGCTGACCTGAAGAAAAAGAACGCGACGCCATTCAAGCTGCTGCTAAGACGCGTGGCGAATATCTTCATTCCCCTCATCCCTGCGCTGATTGCGTCAGGGTTGATTACCGGATTCACGAAGTTCTTCGTGCAGGCAGGCTTGCTGAACGGGGAATCCCAGCTGGTCATGATGCTTTCCATCATCGGAAGTGGATTATTCGGGTATCTTGGCATTCTTGTCGGGATGAATGCGGCGAAGGAATTCGGCGGATCGGCGGCACTCGGTGGTTTAGCCGGGATTCTGATCATCAATCCCGCGATTGGTGACGTGACACTGTTCGGAGAAAATCTGCTGCCTGGACGGGGCGGGTTGATCGGAGTTTTGATTGCAGCCATCTTCATGGCGTTTGTTGAAAAGAACGTTCGAAAGGTCATTCCTCAGGCGGTCGATATCATTGTGACGCCGACGATAGCGTTACTCGTTACAGGTTTATTGACGTATACGGTATTTATGCCTGTTGGTGGTTTTATTTCAGACATTATTACAAATGGTCTTCTTTCTCTTATTGACATGGGCGGCCTTGTTGCAGGATTCGTCCTTGGCGCAACCTTCCTGCCACTCGTTGTGACAGGCTTGCATCAAGGGTTGACGCCTGTGCATTTGGAACTGATCAATACGATTGGGGACGATCCGCTATTGCCGATCCTTGCCATGGGTGGAGCCGGTCAGGTCGGGGCGGCATTTGCCATCTTCATGAAAACGAAAAAGAAGAAGCTTAAGCGGGCAATCGGCGGGGCGCTTCCTGCCGGGATGCTTGGAATCGGTGAGCCATTGATTTTCGGTGTCACCCTTCCATTAGGAAGACCGTTCCTGACGGCTTGTTTAGGAGCAGGCTTCGGTGGAGCATTCCAGGCGTACTTCGATGTGGCAACGTTCGCCATCGGGGTTTCCGGTCTGCCGTTGATCTTCTTAGTCAACGCTGGAGAAATTCTCTACTATACTCTTGGACTATTGATTGCCTATGCAGCAGGATTTGCATTGACGTACCTGTTTGGATTCAAGGATGAAATGGCGAGTGAGTTTGAATGA
- a CDS encoding MupG family TIM beta-alpha barrel fold protein, protein MIGISVYLSDEDASASGVKLAFTSLHIQEESGISPERVRGLLSLFKREGFQVFADVSKKTPPMLGLHHFEELKELGVTSLRLDDGFTTDEMLGLSRHFRIAINASTVEEKELQRWIDCGLETGNMISWHNFYPKPETGLDEEYFLKQQDLYDRLGIPVYAFIPGDEKKRGPLHLGLPTLEDHRGQSPYVSAVQLKRWGVTGVFVGDPGCSGELLRKLHHFDQEEVIELSYEGSGEIEGEYQLRPDPGRDVLRLLDTRTKDEVPPLDTVERPRGSITRDNDLYGRYSGEVQIVRNDLLRNPAVNVMGRIREEDLDLIGLFEPAQKIRFKRGTDLI, encoded by the coding sequence ATGATCGGAATTTCCGTCTATCTGTCAGATGAAGATGCCTCGGCGTCCGGTGTCAAACTCGCTTTTACCTCCCTTCATATCCAGGAAGAATCAGGCATAAGTCCTGAGCGGGTAAGGGGGCTCCTGTCCCTTTTTAAAAGGGAAGGATTCCAGGTATTTGCCGATGTGTCGAAGAAGACGCCTCCTATGCTTGGGCTTCATCACTTTGAAGAACTGAAGGAACTGGGTGTCACGTCCCTGAGACTGGACGATGGATTCACGACGGATGAAATGCTCGGGCTATCCCGTCATTTTCGGATCGCCATCAATGCCAGTACCGTTGAAGAAAAAGAACTGCAGCGGTGGATCGATTGCGGCCTGGAAACAGGAAACATGATTAGTTGGCATAATTTTTATCCGAAACCGGAAACGGGTCTGGATGAGGAGTATTTCCTGAAGCAACAAGACTTGTATGATAGGCTCGGAATTCCTGTCTATGCGTTTATACCAGGAGATGAAAAAAAGCGGGGTCCCCTCCATCTAGGGCTGCCTACACTCGAAGATCATCGCGGCCAAAGTCCTTATGTCAGCGCCGTTCAGTTGAAGCGGTGGGGTGTGACTGGAGTCTTTGTCGGCGATCCTGGGTGTTCGGGGGAACTGCTTCGAAAGCTCCATCACTTTGATCAGGAAGAGGTCATCGAGCTCTCTTACGAGGGTAGCGGTGAAATCGAAGGGGAGTATCAGCTCCGGCCGGATCCTGGTCGGGACGTACTCAGGTTGCTTGATACAAGGACGAAGGATGAGGTGCCTCCCCTTGATACAGTGGAAAGGCCGCGTGGTTCGATTACACGGGATAATGATCTGTATGGACGGTATAGTGGGGAAGTGCAGATTGTTCGGAATGACCTATTGAGAAATCCTGCTGTGAACGTGATGGGGAGAATCCGCGAAGAAGATCTTGATCTGATAGGATTATTTGAACCAGCTCAAAAGATACGCTTTAAAAGAGGGACGGACCTCATTTAG
- a CDS encoding M4 family metallopeptidase, producing MKKILIAPIILSTTLFSAALPSSDALAVQPQEHTINTTSKVWNEKANVPLFVKEKQSRLAANSNDAINYLDQHKSKVGIKNPKFSLEVRESKKDELGMTHVRFHQTKNGLPVEGSEIIVHYNKNNEIIAVNGSYNKQVETNELNTATLVTSKEAIESAKNSVHAPEKTEYTPTSELVVYPLEGKNHIAYKVNVNFLGEEPGNWFVFVDAKSGEVIDQYNGIMHADEIKTQTGTGTGVLGEHRLLHISQVKEPHSGTGFQMADYSHENLEGILTYDYPSRELFSNKDASFKASYDRPAVDAHYNSEKVYDYYFNEHGRNSLDDKGMAIVSYVHYGTNYNNAFWNGRQMTYGDGDGEFMIPLSAGLDVAAHEMTHGVISNSANLLYRYQSGALNEAYADIFGALIDDENWELGEDIMAPAAKADGRESLRSLSDPSKYPVGAKYVEYGNGEGKYPSHMDEFYDLPRSLDNGGVHINSSIINHAAYLTAQDIGREKLGKIYYRALTVYLTPTSDFSAARQAIIQSAVDLYGEGSAESEAAAAGFDSVGIME from the coding sequence TTGAAAAAAATACTAATCGCACCAATAATCCTTTCCACCACTCTCTTTTCCGCTGCCCTTCCGTCCAGTGATGCCCTTGCCGTCCAACCTCAAGAACACACAATAAATACAACCTCAAAAGTTTGGAACGAAAAGGCCAATGTCCCTCTTTTTGTAAAAGAAAAGCAGTCACGTCTTGCAGCTAATTCGAATGATGCCATTAACTATTTAGATCAACATAAAAGTAAGGTCGGAATAAAGAATCCCAAATTCAGTTTAGAAGTAAGGGAATCAAAGAAAGATGAGCTCGGAATGACTCATGTCCGATTCCATCAAACAAAGAATGGACTACCTGTTGAAGGATCTGAAATCATCGTTCATTATAATAAAAACAATGAAATTATAGCCGTAAATGGTTCATATAATAAGCAAGTGGAAACGAATGAACTGAATACAGCTACACTCGTTACGAGTAAAGAAGCAATAGAATCAGCCAAAAACTCTGTTCATGCCCCAGAAAAAACGGAGTACACTCCGACATCGGAACTTGTGGTTTATCCGTTGGAGGGAAAAAATCATATTGCCTATAAAGTGAATGTAAACTTCTTGGGTGAAGAACCTGGTAACTGGTTTGTGTTCGTGGATGCCAAAAGCGGGGAAGTAATAGACCAATATAATGGGATCATGCATGCCGATGAGATCAAAACCCAAACAGGGACAGGAACCGGGGTATTAGGTGAACATCGTCTTTTACATATTTCACAAGTAAAGGAACCGCATTCAGGTACCGGGTTCCAAATGGCAGATTATAGTCATGAGAACTTGGAGGGAATCTTAACATATGATTACCCTTCGAGAGAATTATTCTCCAATAAGGATGCTTCCTTTAAAGCAAGTTACGATCGTCCTGCTGTGGATGCCCATTATAACTCAGAGAAGGTCTATGATTATTACTTTAATGAGCACGGTAGAAACTCCCTTGATGATAAGGGTATGGCAATCGTATCTTATGTTCATTATGGAACAAATTACAACAACGCCTTCTGGAACGGGCGACAAATGACGTATGGGGACGGGGATGGAGAATTTATGATTCCATTGTCTGCCGGTCTGGACGTGGCGGCCCATGAAATGACTCATGGGGTCATTTCCAATTCGGCAAATCTTCTTTACCGTTATCAATCAGGTGCGCTGAATGAAGCTTACGCAGACATTTTCGGTGCATTGATAGATGATGAGAACTGGGAGCTCGGTGAAGATATTATGGCTCCAGCTGCCAAAGCAGACGGAAGAGAATCTCTTCGCAGTTTAAGTGACCCAAGCAAGTATCCAGTAGGAGCAAAATATGTAGAGTACGGAAATGGTGAAGGCAAATATCCTTCGCATATGGATGAATTTTATGATCTTCCCCGGTCTTTGGACAATGGGGGTGTTCATATAAACTCTTCGATTATCAATCATGCTGCTTACCTGACAGCTCAGGATATTGGACGTGAAAAGCTCGGGAAAATTTATTACCGGGCATTGACGGTTTATTTGACGCCTACGTCTGATTTCAGCGCTGCCCGTCAAGCAATCATTCAATCTGCTGTCGATTTATATGGAGAAGGCAGCGCAGAGTCAGAAGCTGCGGCTGCAGGCTTTGATTCTGTTGGAATTATGGAGTAA
- a CDS encoding polysaccharide deacetylase family protein: MKQFIMKVTFAFGFLFLVSFIFLGFGFFINKYDLLAKEYKGAYPENKELGLDACIKGSEQEIRSFSVKGEGAKSIPVLTYHRITEKKDLSKRHYIDDEINPMIVTTENFRNQMKYLKENGFVTLTLEELYSFLSRDMKIPEKSVVITFDDGYKDNYVEAYPILKEYGFQAASFLITGSISNRIQPYTPDYVQYFSTKELTKACDVFQYESHTYNLHKRDHEKNGALTPYLLSKPRKAIKKDLGVSLFHLEGENLAFAYPYGEYSPDTINILKELGFKMAFTTEEALATPESHIYEIPRYQIFHSVTMKQFKNYVNQ; the protein is encoded by the coding sequence ATGAAGCAGTTTATCATGAAAGTCACTTTTGCCTTTGGATTTCTCTTTCTTGTCAGCTTTATATTCCTAGGATTCGGGTTCTTCATCAACAAATATGATCTCCTGGCCAAAGAGTACAAAGGTGCCTACCCTGAAAACAAAGAACTTGGCCTTGATGCCTGTATCAAGGGGTCAGAGCAGGAGATCCGTTCATTTTCTGTGAAGGGAGAAGGAGCAAAAAGCATCCCCGTCCTGACGTATCACCGTATTACAGAAAAAAAAGACCTGTCAAAACGCCACTACATCGATGATGAAATTAATCCGATGATCGTGACGACGGAGAATTTCCGAAATCAAATGAAATACCTGAAAGAAAATGGTTTTGTGACATTGACACTGGAGGAGCTTTATTCCTTTTTATCCCGGGATATGAAGATTCCCGAGAAAAGTGTCGTCATAACCTTTGACGACGGGTATAAAGATAATTATGTCGAAGCCTATCCCATATTGAAAGAGTATGGTTTTCAAGCTGCAAGCTTCTTGATCACCGGATCCATTTCCAACCGCATTCAGCCATACACCCCGGATTATGTCCAGTACTTCAGCACTAAAGAGCTCACAAAGGCATGCGATGTATTTCAATATGAGAGTCACACCTATAACCTTCATAAACGGGATCATGAAAAGAATGGCGCACTCACACCTTATTTATTGTCAAAGCCGCGAAAGGCAATAAAAAAAGATTTAGGGGTAAGCCTCTTTCATTTAGAAGGTGAGAATCTCGCCTTCGCTTATCCTTATGGAGAATATTCACCCGACACTATCAATATCCTGAAAGAACTTGGTTTCAAAATGGCGTTCACTACCGAAGAAGCTTTAGCTACCCCTGAATCTCACATATATGAGATTCCAAGATATCAAATCTTTCATTCTGTCACCATGAAACAATTTAAAAACTATGTTAATCAGTGA
- a CDS encoding glycosyltransferase, with protein sequence MFFLYLTFAIFIAFVLFQTVYIIIPIFKNEKKKKKAVFKNHSFSVIVPAYNEDKVIGNCIQGFLHQDHRGAELVIVNDGSIDQTLEVLNQTLDLKAYYRPVDSRLKHKEILNVYRSAKYSGIFVLDKVNGGKADALNAGINFSKNEIVITLDADSMLETNALSEMNAVFQEREVIASGGNVMIAQAFTGELHQLRPTFQVSGIIRYQFLQYLTAFFLHKRAQATVGAITVIAGAFGAFRRGTLFRIKGFRSTIGEDMDITLKLHKWIEENGRKEKIAFAPGAICYTECPSTFRDMFKQRVRWQKAFIDCLVHYRRCYFHKFSKRFSIFFLLDQFLIGTLNAFPVIITPFVLLMNRGNFILLILLGFTAVFLFMYQSITTIYICHLHNITFSKKDIGRILLFLPFEIFIYRMINLAFVVYGTLSYFYKPQAWDKLERSGSVGWKGEKRA encoded by the coding sequence ATGTTTTTTCTCTATCTCACATTCGCTATATTCATCGCTTTTGTGTTGTTCCAGACCGTATATATCATCATTCCTATTTTCAAGAATGAAAAAAAGAAGAAAAAGGCCGTCTTTAAGAATCACAGCTTTTCTGTCATTGTCCCTGCCTATAACGAAGACAAGGTGATCGGGAATTGTATACAAGGTTTTCTTCATCAGGATCACCGTGGTGCCGAGCTCGTCATTGTCAATGACGGGTCCATAGACCAAACCCTCGAGGTATTGAATCAAACCCTTGATTTGAAGGCATATTATCGACCTGTAGACAGCAGACTGAAGCATAAGGAAATACTCAATGTCTATCGTTCTGCTAAATATTCCGGCATCTTCGTACTGGACAAGGTAAACGGTGGGAAAGCAGATGCACTCAATGCCGGAATCAATTTTAGCAAAAATGAGATTGTCATTACCCTCGATGCAGACAGTATGTTGGAAACGAATGCCTTATCAGAAATGAATGCTGTTTTCCAAGAAAGGGAAGTCATCGCCTCGGGTGGAAACGTCATGATAGCTCAGGCATTCACGGGTGAACTGCATCAATTAAGACCTACCTTTCAGGTAAGCGGCATTATAAGATACCAGTTCCTCCAATATTTAACTGCATTCTTCCTTCATAAACGGGCTCAGGCCACTGTCGGTGCCATAACGGTGATTGCTGGAGCTTTTGGAGCCTTCAGGAGGGGGACCCTCTTTAGAATCAAAGGGTTCCGGAGCACAATCGGAGAGGATATGGATATTACCTTAAAGCTCCATAAGTGGATCGAAGAAAACGGACGAAAAGAGAAGATTGCCTTTGCCCCGGGTGCCATCTGTTATACGGAATGCCCCAGTACATTCAGGGATATGTTCAAACAAAGGGTCCGGTGGCAGAAGGCCTTTATTGATTGCCTCGTTCACTATCGCAGATGTTATTTTCACAAATTTTCAAAACGTTTCTCTATCTTCTTTCTCCTGGATCAGTTTCTGATCGGCACTCTCAACGCCTTCCCGGTCATCATCACTCCCTTTGTGCTCTTGATGAACAGGGGAAACTTCATTTTATTGATCCTACTCGGGTTTACGGCGGTTTTCCTTTTTATGTACCAAAGCATTACAACGATTTATATTTGTCATCTGCATAACATTACATTTTCAAAAAAAGATATTGGGCGCATCCTGCTCTTCCTCCCTTTTGAAATCTTTATTTACCGAATGATTAACCTGGCCTTTGTTGTGTATGGGACATTATCTTATTTCTACAAGCCTCAGGCGTGGGATAAGCTGGAGCGATCCGGATCTGTAGGGTGGAAGGGAGAAAAAAGGGCATGA
- a CDS encoding glycoside hydrolase family 16 protein, with protein sequence MLTVSGCSNQEDLLDSVKKKFESTEGGTKESEVMKREVELPPKALSAEEKEESPWSLVWNDDFDSYDFKSRWNLQDWASDKNEELQYYSPDNLKIRDGHLVIQSKKERFKERNYTSGAITTEDLFEFTYGKVEIRAKIPEGTGIFPALWLVNSNSEKWLPEIDIMENIGQVPNEIYFVVHWTDSNGEKQRDYSTYISETNFSDDFHTYGLIWEKDNISWTLDGEVVFETKMYSPDTPLFLYINTAIGGTWPGPPDPNDSSTKEFLIDYVRVYQANSKER encoded by the coding sequence ATGCTCACAGTCTCGGGTTGTTCTAATCAAGAAGATCTTCTTGATTCCGTAAAGAAAAAATTCGAAAGTACGGAAGGGGGAACAAAGGAAAGTGAAGTGATGAAAAGAGAAGTGGAACTTCCCCCAAAGGCGTTATCGGCAGAAGAAAAAGAAGAAAGCCCCTGGTCATTAGTATGGAACGATGATTTTGACAGCTATGATTTCAAAAGCAGGTGGAACTTGCAGGATTGGGCTTCAGATAAGAATGAAGAGTTACAATACTACTCTCCTGACAATCTGAAAATCAGGGATGGACATCTGGTTATACAATCTAAAAAAGAACGGTTCAAAGAGAGAAACTACACATCCGGGGCCATCACCACAGAAGATCTCTTTGAATTCACTTACGGAAAAGTGGAAATACGGGCAAAGATCCCTGAAGGAACTGGAATTTTCCCTGCTTTATGGCTCGTAAATTCCAATAGTGAAAAATGGCTTCCTGAGATTGATATCATGGAAAATATCGGACAGGTGCCGAATGAAATTTATTTTGTCGTTCACTGGACAGATTCAAATGGAGAAAAACAGAGAGACTACTCAACATACATTAGCGAAACCAATTTTTCTGATGACTTTCACACGTATGGATTGATTTGGGAGAAGGATAACATTTCGTGGACCCTTGATGGTGAAGTCGTTTTTGAAACGAAAATGTATTCACCTGACACCCCCTTATTTCTTTATATAAATACAGCCATTGGCGGAACGTGGCCCGGTCCACCGGATCCTAATGATAGCTCCACAAAAGAATTTCTGATCGACTATGTAAGGGTCTATCAAGCAAACAGTAAGGAGAGATAA
- a CDS encoding DUF192 domain-containing protein encodes MKDSEETTLYQIIPYSLKKADRFSSRLKGLMFRRRPLEKEGLWIIPCNSIHMFFMNFPIDAAFLDREQKVIKLVPDLQPWKITSPVKQAHSVLELPAGSIKLLGIKEGQIIKNTRKEPV; translated from the coding sequence ATGAAAGACTCGGAGGAAACCACTTTATATCAAATAATTCCCTATTCATTAAAGAAGGCCGATCGCTTTTCCTCCAGATTAAAGGGGTTGATGTTTAGAAGGCGCCCCCTGGAAAAAGAAGGGCTCTGGATCATTCCTTGCAACTCCATTCATATGTTCTTTATGAACTTCCCCATTGACGCAGCATTCCTCGATCGAGAACAAAAAGTGATCAAACTCGTGCCAGACTTACAGCCCTGGAAAATAACCTCCCCCGTCAAACAGGCACATTCTGTTTTAGAGCTCCCTGCAGGCAGTATCAAGCTACTTGGAATAAAGGAAGGACAAATCATTAAAAACACAAGAAAAGAGCCGGTCTGA
- a CDS encoding Flp family type IVb pilin translates to MVNKMRQLVMEEEGQGLSEYGLVLAGVVTVVAAAIVLLRTEITDLFTNLLP, encoded by the coding sequence ATGGTAAACAAAATGAGGCAGTTAGTGATGGAAGAGGAAGGGCAAGGGTTGTCGGAGTATGGGTTGGTGTTAGCTGGTGTAGTGACAGTAGTTGCTGCAGCAATAGTTTTATTAAGAACAGAAATTACTGATTTATTTACAAACCTCTTACCTTAA
- a CDS encoding A24 family peptidase has product MIIYTTLSLLLGISLITDIKNRKILNVVTLPTILIGLLFHSITQGWNGFFFSGAGLLMGIGTLLIPFLLGGMGAGDVKLMGAVGALMGPVFTLKAFVVVALIGGLISLILIMKKNGLMDSLRSLYLFPVLLSGTKGMIHLKPDAKSSIAFPYGVPIVIGTLMTVVWGVVS; this is encoded by the coding sequence TTGATTATCTATACAACTCTCAGTCTGTTATTAGGCATATCCCTAATAACAGACATCAAAAATAGAAAAATATTAAACGTTGTCACTTTACCCACTATCCTAATCGGCCTCCTATTCCATTCCATTACACAAGGATGGAATGGATTTTTTTTTAGCGGTGCGGGCTTGCTGATGGGGATCGGAACACTGCTTATTCCGTTCTTACTTGGCGGCATGGGGGCAGGGGACGTGAAGCTGATGGGTGCGGTCGGGGCCCTGATGGGACCTGTGTTCACTCTAAAAGCATTTGTTGTCGTGGCCCTTATAGGAGGTTTGATTTCTTTGATCCTGATCATGAAGAAAAATGGCCTTATGGATTCTCTTAGAAGCTTATATCTCTTCCCGGTTTTGTTATCAGGAACAAAAGGAATGATTCACTTGAAGCCTGACGCGAAATCGTCCATTGCCTTTCCTTACGGTGTCCCGATCGTCATTGGAACGTTAATGACAGTGGTTTGGGGTGTTGTCTCTTGA
- a CDS encoding TadE family protein yields MKSEKGQSLVEFAFVLPLLLLLIFGIVDFGRYFHAALTVDHAGREAARAASVGKSDVVGVAVRNGSSIGLSAGQVQFSKSTEEATVRIVYPVTFITPVIGSLVGTLQVEDTTVMRIE; encoded by the coding sequence TTGAAAAGTGAAAAAGGCCAGTCTCTTGTGGAATTTGCGTTTGTGCTGCCGCTCCTTTTATTGCTTATCTTTGGGATTGTTGATTTTGGAAGGTACTTCCACGCTGCGTTAACGGTGGACCATGCCGGCCGTGAAGCGGCGAGGGCTGCCAGTGTAGGAAAGAGTGATGTGGTGGGGGTTGCTGTGAGGAACGGTTCGAGCATCGGTTTGAGTGCCGGGCAGGTACAGTTTTCGAAATCCACAGAGGAAGCTACCGTTCGCATCGTCTACCCGGTCACATTTATTACACCTGTTATAGGATCCCTTGTTGGAACTTTACAAGTGGAAGATACCACAGTAATGAGGATTGAATGA